The Nitrospira sp. sequence TAACACTGGTCCATGTCAATGAAACCAGAAATCGCCCCGTTTGGCACGTAAGAAATAGAAAACTTACTTAAGGCGGATGGAAGCACCACTCCTGCCGTTCATCGAAGTCTACTTCTGGCTCCCGATCAGGAATCGTTGAAAATTATCGATGACGCTGCTGAACCACGAGTCTTTTCCCATTGCCGTCTCTCGTGTTTTGGCCGACTGCTTTAAGATGGTCCTCAATTCCCTAGTCCGATTCGCAACGTCTCGGAAGGTTGGTGTCGCTTGTTCAATTTGTCGGTAGACGTCAAACGCCTCGCCGTCCTGCCCGACCGATTCGAGGCTACGCCCTAAAAAATAGAGTGCATCGATGGTATCCCCCGGTGACGCCTTCTCATCCTGCAGGGCCGTACGAAACGCGTGTATCGCCGCGTGCGGCTCCTTCATCTTGACATAGCAAAGCCCTACTTGTGCGTAGGCCTTGAGCCACATTGACTTATCCTTCGCCGCCAGATGAAAGAGATCTACGGCCTCCTTCAATCGTTCTTCATCCTTCAACATCAGGCCCTGTGCGTAGGCTCTTTCTGGGGAACCAATAAAACGGCCATCGGCCGGTTCTTCGTTCGCTGGCGATCGGAGGTTTGGAACGGGGGCTTCCACTTCGCTCGCATCCTCCGGAGCCGTTGCCAGCCCAACCAGCTCTTCTTTAGCGGCCAGAGGAAGGATCCCTCCCCTGCATCGATCTAGGGCCGCTTGAGCGACCAATTTAGATGTAATCACTTTCGCTTGCTCGGCATACCCATAGGTCAAGGCCACATCGCATACCTGATTGATCAGGCGAGGGGTTCCTCGGCTCAAACGATGCACCAGCGCGCACGCTTTTTGGGTAAAGAGGGAAGGCCGTCCACCGGCGACTTGAATGCGATGACGAATACAACTGGCCGTGTCGGTCTCAGACAGCGGCTTCAGATGATAGTCAACGACGATCCGCTGCGCAAATTGAGTCATATCGATTCGCTGGAGCAATGTATGGAGATCCGGCTGACCGGAGAGGATGATCTGCAACTTTAAGGTCTGACCATCGTTCATATTGGACAGGAGCCGCAGCTCTTCGAGCAGCTCGGCTCCCAAATTTTGGGCTTCATCTACGATGAGGATGACTCGCCGCAAACGTTTCGATTCCTGAGCCAGGAATTCCGAAAACATGTGATAGGCTTCGATCGGATCAAGCCGCTTGGTGCTCAACCCGAGAGACAATAAAATCCAAGGCAAGAGATGCTCGATGTCATAACGGGCGTTGGTAACCAGCCCGATCTTGTGTTTGTTTCCGTGTTCGGCAATCAGCTTCTGGAGAAGGGATGTCTTGCCCATGCCCGGCTCGCCCGTAAGCACCATAAACGGAGCCTGGCTGAGGAGGCCATATTCGAGCAGGCTATAGGCAGCCTGGTGCTCTGAACCGGAGTAGAGAAAGCTGCTGTCCGGCAAGAGCGCGAACGGCTTGGTCTTTAGATGATAGAAGGATTCGTACATGATTGCGCCGCTCCGCCCTCCATGTCGTCTCCTATTGGGACAACATCGCTTTCATGTCGGCCAGCGTCAGAGATGATCGTCCTGCTTTGTTTAGGACCGTTCCAAGAACGGGGCGGGAATTCTTGACCAACCCTAAAGCCCGCTGCAGCTCATCGCCGGTCGTTCTCCCCTCCTCCACCACCATGAGAAGGGCATCCGTATAAGGTGAAAATGCCAGCACATCCGCGGTATGGAGCAGCGGAGGAAGATCGAATATGACGACTCGCGAGGGATATCGATGTTTGAGTTCTTCGACCAACGCCACCATCTTCGGAGAGGTCAGAATCTCGGTGGAGTTCGAAATGGCCCGTCCTCCCGGCAACAGCACGAATCGTCCGATTCCCGGGTGAAGGAGTAGATCCTCGACGGGCTGGTCGTCCAGCAAGTAATCGGCAAGCCCGAGACAGTCCTGTAATCCAAACACCTTGTGTACGCTTGGATCCTGAAGATCCGAGTCCACCAGGAGCACCGTCTGCGTCGTCTCCATGGCGAGACTGACGGCCAAGTTCACGGCCGTCAACGTCTTGCCCTCACCGTACCCCGGGCTGGTGACGCCCAGGACATTCCATCCATTCTCTCGAAGCCGATGCGTCACTTGCGTCCGCAATATTTTGTACGCATCGACAAACGGTCCCCTCTGATAGGAGGCCATCACCCGATGCCCGAGCAGCACGGGAAGTGGAATGTGGAGTGATCTGGTCCTCGTATACGTGATCGGAGGTGGGACAGAGTGAGATGCAGTCCGCTTCGTCCCTTCCCCACGAGCGGAAGCGGAGGAAGTGCCTTTGAAATCCTTATACAGCTTCAGTGCGGTTCGAATACGATCCATAATCCTTCTGTGTCCCTATTCCATGCCGAATCGTCTCAATGCGGTGAACCACAGCACATCCAACGGCACCACGAAGAAATGCAAGACGAGAAGAATCGTCGCCACCGCGCCTATCCCGGCACTCTGAAAGAGGCGTCGTCGCAATCTCACCCGGGACACATCCTCTTCGTTCGGCATAAAGGGAATGACCGCCAACGGGAAGTGTTGCGTCAGCGCGACGAGCTGTTCCGGCGTGCGGATCGAATGATCGAGTGATTCCACTGCAGCACCAGCGCCGATTCCACCACCAACCGCGAGGATGAACCCAAGAAGCACAATAGCCAGCCGATTCGGTTTGAACGGCTTTTCAGGAATGCTGGGTGGGTCGATCAAAGAAAAGCGCTCGCCTTTCCGCTGCACTTCCAAACCTTCCGACACTTTCGCCTCCAACAACCGAGACCGAATGTCCTGATACTTTTGTCCCGACGTATCCCGATCTCGAGTCAGCACAAGATACTCCGGTTCGATCTCGGGAGCCCGTTCCAGCCGTGTCGCGTATTCCTGAAGTCTGCGCTTCAAGTCCACTCTGGTTTTGCGAAGCGCATCCAGCGAAGCGGTTGCGGAATTCAGTTGGGCTTGGAGATTGATATAGGCAGGATTCTCCGGTCGAAGCTCAGTTTTCCGGCCGGGGGCGGCTTTGACGCGCCGTACTGCTTCTTCGAGCCCAGCGACCTTCCGACGTAACTGTACGATGTCGGGATGCTCATGCCCCAATCGCTCCAAATCCGCCGCTAACATGGCGCGCGCATCGGTGAGTCGTTTGATGGTTTCCACCTCATCGGGGAGCTGACCCGTCTCCTTCTCAAGCGCTTCCATCTCCTGCTTCATCTTGATGATATCCGGATGATCGGACGAGAGGTTGGCTGCAGCACCCGCATACTCGGCGCGCAGCGCGCGCAGGCGATCCGCTGAATCCAAAATGCGCTCTCCCGTGACGGACACGATCGGAGTGTTCGGCTTGATCGTGGCCAATTCTCCCTCAAGATAGGTTTTCCGTTCCTCGAGGCTTCGCAGCTGCTGATCGACGTCCATCAGCTCACGTTCAGCTTGGTTCATCAATTGTTGATTCAAGGGCATCAACTCCGGGAGCGCCCCGCTCGCCCGCTGTTTGAACGACGCGATCTTCCCATCGATCTCACCGATATGCTTGGCCAGATTATCCGCTTCCTGCTGAAGAAACGACGAAGCTTCCTGCGCTTGGCGCTCGCGACTCTTCAAATTTTCACCCAAGAACAGACTGGTGAGCTCGTTCGCCACCTTCTGAGCCAATTCAGGGACTCGGCTTTGATACGTCACCGTAAAGGCAATAGTGGCTTTGGTTGCATGCTGAGTGCGTTTATCCACGACATCCGCGCTGATCACTTCTACCTCTATATCCTTGACGAAGCGCCTCACGATCTCCTCTACCGGACTATTCTTCCGGAGGTCTTCGTACAGATTGAATTGCTCCACCACCTTCCACAAAGTGGTGCGGCTCATCACTTGTTGCTTGATGGTCTCGATGCGCTGGTCGGCATAACTCGTGATGGTGGATCGAACAAGATCGGATGGAATCTCCTGCTCCTCGATCAGAATAGTCGCCGTGGATCTGTAGGTCGGAGGCCACAGAAAAGCGAGTGCGAGTGCCACGCTCAACAGGCCGATACTTATCGAGACCATGAGCTTTTTGCGTCGTTGAAAGGACGCGACATAGTCCTTGAGACTCTTAACCTGCTCGGAAGACTGTGCTGAGACGTGTGTAGAAGCCATCGCTTGTCAGTTAGAGAATGCCCATTTCGGGGGAGAATACGTCACCATGAACATCGTGGCATGAGATTGCGCTGAATCCGCGGAAGTATCGATCTCCCGCCATCGATACATGTAGGACACCTCCGCTTGCCACCACTCGAAAACTCTCCAGGACAATTTTGGTGCGACACTGACATAGCTGCTGTCCGGAAACACTCCCCCGACGGCCGCCCTCGTCTTTCCTGACGTAAGCACTCCGACTACATTGAGGGAGCACGCAATGGTTTCCGAGATTTCGTATGAACCTGATACTTCTCCTCGATTGGTCTGGATGAGTAACCCAAGCCCGCTGGGAGCGAGATCCCGAGCGAAGGACGCATGCAGCGAGGCCCTCTCAAAATTCTTCGTCAGACTCGCCCCAGCCAACCACACCGTCTCTCGAGACGTGATATCGCCGATCGGTGTCTGTGAACTGCTAGACAAAAACCTCGGTCCGCCATAGACGGTCCCTTTGAGCGATTCTGCAAACTCGTGCATCAGGCTCATGTTGATCCCGGGAAAATGCGCTTGAAATAGAGATGGCGAGTTGGTGGTTCGGAAATCAACATACGATCCGGACAGTTGAATCTGATCTCGTTCAGTGAGTTGATAAAGAAACCCTCCGGATCCCCCCATCAACCGGTAGTCGGCCAATCTCTCACTTTCATACGTCGTGTCGGAAAACTGCACACCTGATTGAACAGAGAGTTTTTCCGTCAACCTTCTGGTCCACGTAGGATTCGCAGTCCACTGATTGCGTTGCGTGAACTGCAAAACGACTCCCGTCGCCTGCAACTCGCTGAGCAGTGTATTGTCCCGCATAAAACCACCGGTGAAGCCGATGAGATCCTGCTCTGTCCGATACTGCACCGACAAAGGGGCGTGGACATTCGAAAACTGCCTGTCCTCTCCGCCAAAGTAGCCGACGAAATCCGCAGCAGCGCGGCTGCTGACGTCCAGACGCTCGGTTTTTCCGGAAAACTCTGTAGCTGGTGTGACCGAGTATCCATAGGTGTCATCGTGAGGCAACGGGGTCAACAGCAGGTTGCTGTTGTAGATCCCTTTGACGCCGACAGACGGCGACAGCGACCATTCGGCCGCTTGGCCCCCCGGTATCAGGCCGAATGATACGAGCGCCGCCACAAGTATGACGCGGGCGGTCTCCCTCCGGCTCCAAACGCGACTCCTCCCTTTGCAGTGCGGTTGCATGGAAACTGTGATTGTCAGGGCACCATGACAACGTCACCGCGCCGAAGCATGATATTCTGCTCCAGGTCTTTGCCCTTGCGAAGATCGCCGTAGCGGAAGGGAATGGCGTATTGCTCTCCTCGTACTCGGCGCATGACCCGAATGTCGTTTTCCGCGGCAAACGGAGTTAAGCCGCCGGCAAGGCTCAACGCCTGAAGCACGTCGGTGTAATGGCCGATCAAATACTCGCCCGGCTTATTCACTCGCCCGACAACGTAGACCTTGTAACTGACGACTTTCGTGACCGCCACGGAGACATTCGGATTCGGAATATACTTCGTCAACCGCCTCACCAGGTCGCCACGGATGTCATCGACCGTCCGATCTTCGGCCTGGACATCACCGACGAGGGGAAACGAAAACATCCCGTCAGGACGGACGACGACTTCTCGTGTCAGCTGTTCATCCTTCCACACCGACACCAGCATGACGTCCTCGGCACCTAGGCGATATCCTGGATCAACCTGCGACATCGGTGAAACTGTCATTGCCTCATCTGCTCGAGCTTGACCAGGTAGCCCGGCGATGATTACGGCTGCTGCCACAACACACCCACTGACCACCAATCGCATCGAACGAGACATGGACTCTCCTTATCCTCTTATCTGTGCAAGAATTTGTTCCGCCTCTCGCCGTCCTTCGAACTGATCCGGACTTTTGAGGGCTTTCGATAGGTAGGTACGGGCTTCCGCCTGCTTCCCGGACTGAAAGAATGCTATCCCAAGATGATAATTCAAGACAGAGATTTCCGGAGATTTGGCAACAGCCTGCTTCATCAATCGAATCGCTTCTTCCTGTTGTCCCATTTTAAAACGCACCCAACCAAGCGTATCGATAAACAGCGGATGTGGTGCTTCCTTCTCAAAATCGCGGCTCAGCGCGAAGGCTCTGTGGAGACTTGACGGATCGCCTTTTCGTTCAACGAGCAAAACAGCCAGGTTATTCGCTGCGAGCACGTTGCGGGGATTCACACGAAGCGCTGACTCATACGCGGCCATGGCGGAGTCAATATGTCCTTTGTCCGAATGAGCGGAGGCCAACAGCATGTACAACTCTTCACTGTCGGGGTTGGCGTTCAAACCGTTTTCGAGGACCTGCACGGCCACATCGGGCATTTTCTGCGCCAAGGACAATGAGGCCCAGCTCAGCCATGGTGATATCCACTTTGGATTCAACCGCACGGCTTCGCGAAACTGAGCGGCCGCAGGCTCCTGTTCTCTCGTGATGGACAAGACCTCTCCGAGTAGGCCATGGGCGAATGGATGGGTTGGACGCGAAGCTAGAATCGATTCCAAGCGAGCCCTCGCTTGGACGGTCTGACCTTGAGCCACTTCAAGCTTCACAAGAGACAGCAGCGGTTCGGGATCATTCGGCGCCGCCGCCGCCGCACGCTCATAGGCGCTCCGAGCTTCCTCCACACGGCGTTGCCCCTCATAAAATCGCCCTTCAGCCATCAACGCCACGGAATTGCCGGCCGGTATCCGACGGATCCGCACCAAGGTCTGTTCGGCTCCCTGCCAGTTCTTCGTCGCCAAATCCAGCGTCATCAGCATGTCAAGGGCGGCCACATCATCCGGCCGCTGTTTCAACAGTTCGTCGAGCCGGGCACGAGCCTGTTGGTAGCGCCCGTTTTTGCTTTCCAACACGGCAAGGGACCGTTTCGCATCCACCTGGTCGGGATACAACGCAACTGCCCGCTCAAAACTTTCCTTTGCAAGGTTGGTTTCACCGGTCAGCTGATAGGCCTGACCAAGCAGATACTGAACCGTTGCCAGCTCGGGCTGATCGTGCAAAACTGTGCGAAATGCCTGTACGGCGTCCTTCCCATTTCGTCTGGCCAAAGCCATTCGACCCGATAAGATCAGCCCATCGGAAGAACGGGGATTGTCTTTTAGCACTTCCTCCACTTGACGCTCGGCTTCGACTTCCCTCCCCGCGAGGAGATCCATCTCGGCCAACCTCACCTTGGCTTCCAGACCGACAGGCTTCCCCTTGTATTCCTCAACCAACGCGGAATAACGCTCCCGTGCTTTTGCGTCTTGCCCGCTCTTCTTATAGAGCCCCGCAAGTCCGAATTGAATGTG is a genomic window containing:
- a CDS encoding AAA family ATPase yields the protein MYESFYHLKTKPFALLPDSSFLYSGSEHQAAYSLLEYGLLSQAPFMVLTGEPGMGKTSLLQKLIAEHGNKHKIGLVTNARYDIEHLLPWILLSLGLSTKRLDPIEAYHMFSEFLAQESKRLRRVILIVDEAQNLGAELLEELRLLSNMNDGQTLKLQIILSGQPDLHTLLQRIDMTQFAQRIVVDYHLKPLSETDTASCIRHRIQVAGGRPSLFTQKACALVHRLSRGTPRLINQVCDVALTYGYAEQAKVITSKLVAQAALDRCRGGILPLAAKEELVGLATAPEDASEVEAPVPNLRSPANEEPADGRFIGSPERAYAQGLMLKDEERLKEAVDLFHLAAKDKSMWLKAYAQVGLCYVKMKEPHAAIHAFRTALQDEKASPGDTIDALYFLGRSLESVGQDGEAFDVYRQIEQATPTFRDVANRTRELRTILKQSAKTRETAMGKDSWFSSVIDNFQRFLIGSQK
- a CDS encoding CpsD/CapB family tyrosine-protein kinase, which gives rise to MDRIRTALKLYKDFKGTSSASARGEGTKRTASHSVPPPITYTRTRSLHIPLPVLLGHRVMASYQRGPFVDAYKILRTQVTHRLRENGWNVLGVTSPGYGEGKTLTAVNLAVSLAMETTQTVLLVDSDLQDPSVHKVFGLQDCLGLADYLLDDQPVEDLLLHPGIGRFVLLPGGRAISNSTEILTSPKMVALVEELKHRYPSRVVIFDLPPLLHTADVLAFSPYTDALLMVVEEGRTTGDELQRALGLVKNSRPVLGTVLNKAGRSSLTLADMKAMLSQ
- a CDS encoding polysaccharide biosynthesis/export family protein is translated as MSRSMRLVVSGCVVAAAVIIAGLPGQARADEAMTVSPMSQVDPGYRLGAEDVMLVSVWKDEQLTREVVVRPDGMFSFPLVGDVQAEDRTVDDIRGDLVRRLTKYIPNPNVSVAVTKVVSYKVYVVGRVNKPGEYLIGHYTDVLQALSLAGGLTPFAAENDIRVMRRVRGEQYAIPFRYGDLRKGKDLEQNIMLRRGDVVMVP
- a CDS encoding lipopolysaccharide biosynthesis protein; this encodes MASTHVSAQSSEQVKSLKDYVASFQRRKKLMVSISIGLLSVALALAFLWPPTYRSTATILIEEQEIPSDLVRSTITSYADQRIETIKQQVMSRTTLWKVVEQFNLYEDLRKNSPVEEIVRRFVKDIEVEVISADVVDKRTQHATKATIAFTVTYQSRVPELAQKVANELTSLFLGENLKSRERQAQEASSFLQQEADNLAKHIGEIDGKIASFKQRASGALPELMPLNQQLMNQAERELMDVDQQLRSLEERKTYLEGELATIKPNTPIVSVTGERILDSADRLRALRAEYAGAAANLSSDHPDIIKMKQEMEALEKETGQLPDEVETIKRLTDARAMLAADLERLGHEHPDIVQLRRKVAGLEEAVRRVKAAPGRKTELRPENPAYINLQAQLNSATASLDALRKTRVDLKRRLQEYATRLERAPEIEPEYLVLTRDRDTSGQKYQDIRSRLLEAKVSEGLEVQRKGERFSLIDPPSIPEKPFKPNRLAIVLLGFILAVGGGIGAGAAVESLDHSIRTPEQLVALTQHFPLAVIPFMPNEEDVSRVRLRRRLFQSAGIGAVATILLVLHFFVVPLDVLWFTALRRFGME
- a CDS encoding tetratricopeptide repeat protein, whose product is MRVKIGIVLLSAFAWAACGGPEERKAKYFARAHEYIEAANYPKARVALRNVLKIDPKDADAYVLFAHVEEKEKNWRNAVQLYQEAVRLVPDHPAALITLGKYYLEARLTDHVVEVADTVLKSDPHQPQANALKIAAQAVTEEAIPPAIPKAEALAREFPTEPDVAILLATLYGQQRRYRDAENTLRRALEADPRNLDLLNNLNAVLTGAKDWVGAEAAIRRMIEAEPKSLDHRLRLVRFNVGRGAYEKAESVLREAVTLDPDSEQCRLMLADFFMNRKDVPAAERVLLDAAAHLPYSSHIQFGLAGLYKKSGQDAKARERYSALVEEYKGKPVGLEAKVRLAEMDLLAGREVEAERQVEEVLKDNPRSSDGLILSGRMALARRNGKDAVQAFRTVLHDQPELATVQYLLGQAYQLTGETNLAKESFERAVALYPDQVDAKRSLAVLESKNGRYQQARARLDELLKQRPDDVAALDMLMTLDLATKNWQGAEQTLVRIRRIPAGNSVALMAEGRFYEGQRRVEEARSAYERAAAAAPNDPEPLLSLVKLEVAQGQTVQARARLESILASRPTHPFAHGLLGEVLSITREQEPAAAQFREAVRLNPKWISPWLSWASLSLAQKMPDVAVQVLENGLNANPDSEELYMLLASAHSDKGHIDSAMAAYESALRVNPRNVLAANNLAVLLVERKGDPSSLHRAFALSRDFEKEAPHPLFIDTLGWVRFKMGQQEEAIRLMKQAVAKSPEISVLNYHLGIAFFQSGKQAEARTYLSKALKSPDQFEGRREAEQILAQIRG